The Tripterygium wilfordii isolate XIE 37 chromosome 17, ASM1340144v1, whole genome shotgun sequence genome has a window encoding:
- the LOC119981739 gene encoding zinc finger BED domain-containing protein RICESLEEPER 2-like isoform X1, with protein MYRVKEILQKRAMDNNIYIKAMVGKMNAKFEKYWGECNLLISIAAVLDPQCKMKLIEFCFPLIYEKFEVIYNIEKVRGALYEMYEQYAANFASTNEEGSSQRSSKSQGDDVGSSSTVDINSGWSKFDEFVDMTENAPPTKSDLDVYLGEVVYRCSQEERRKWNALGWWRVNSLKYRILSKMASDVLAIPITTVASEATFSAGSRVIDTYRANLAPKTVEGLMCGGDWIRNLHGLKKKSRKKEENDEEFVLNVP; from the exons ATGTATCGAGTGAAAGAAATTTTACAAAAGAGAGCAATGGATAACAACATATACATCAAAGCTATGGTTGGGAAAATGAATGCGAAGTTTGAGAAGTATTGGGGTGAGTGCAATTTATTGATTTCGATTGCTGCTGTGTTAGATCCACAGTGTAAAATGAAgttgattgaattttgttttccattgaTTTATGAAAAGTTCGAAGTGATATACAATATTGAGAAGGTCCGTGGAGCTTTATATGAAATGTATGAGCAGTATGCAGCTAATTTTGCCTCAACCAACGAGGAAGGTAGTAGTCAGAGATCATCTAAATCCCAGGGAGATGATGTTGGTTCTAGCTCTACAGTTGATATTAATTCTGGATGGTCCAAATTTGATGAGTTTGTAGACATGACTGAAAATGCTCCCCCTACAAAATCTGATTTGGATGTTTACCTAGGAGAAGTTGTTTATAGATGTtctcaagaagaaagaagaaaatggaaTGCTTTAGGTTGGTGGAGGGTAAATAGCCTAAAGTATCGtattttgtcaaaaatggcTTCAGATGTTCTAGCTATTCCCATCACAACAGTAGCTTCAGAGGCTACATTCAGTGCAGGTAGTAGAGTTATCGACACATATCGAGctaatttagcaccaaaaactgTTGAAGGTTTGATGTGTGGAGGTGATTGGATACGAAATCTTCATGGGTTAAAGAAGAAATCGCGCAAG aaagaagaaaatgatgaaGAGTTTGTTCTCAATGTTCCATAA
- the LOC119981739 gene encoding zinc finger BED domain-containing protein RICESLEEPER 2-like isoform X2, which translates to MRSLRSIGFEVIYNIEKVRGALYEMYEQYAANFASTNEEGSSQRSSKSQGDDVGSSSTVDINSGWSKFDEFVDMTENAPPTKSDLDVYLGEVVYRCSQEERRKWNALGWWRVNSLKYRILSKMASDVLAIPITTVASEATFSAGSRVIDTYRANLAPKTVEGLMCGGDWIRNLHGLKKKSRKKEENDEEFVLNVP; encoded by the exons ATGCGAAGTTTGAGAAGTATTGGG TTCGAAGTGATATACAATATTGAGAAGGTCCGTGGAGCTTTATATGAAATGTATGAGCAGTATGCAGCTAATTTTGCCTCAACCAACGAGGAAGGTAGTAGTCAGAGATCATCTAAATCCCAGGGAGATGATGTTGGTTCTAGCTCTACAGTTGATATTAATTCTGGATGGTCCAAATTTGATGAGTTTGTAGACATGACTGAAAATGCTCCCCCTACAAAATCTGATTTGGATGTTTACCTAGGAGAAGTTGTTTATAGATGTtctcaagaagaaagaagaaaatggaaTGCTTTAGGTTGGTGGAGGGTAAATAGCCTAAAGTATCGtattttgtcaaaaatggcTTCAGATGTTCTAGCTATTCCCATCACAACAGTAGCTTCAGAGGCTACATTCAGTGCAGGTAGTAGAGTTATCGACACATATCGAGctaatttagcaccaaaaactgTTGAAGGTTTGATGTGTGGAGGTGATTGGATACGAAATCTTCATGGGTTAAAGAAGAAATCGCGCAAG aaagaagaaaatgatgaaGAGTTTGTTCTCAATGTTCCATAA